GCGACGACGATGGACGGATCGAACGCGGCGGGATCGGACGCGAACGGGGCCGAAACCGGCGACAGGGCGGGGTCGGTCCGGGGCGTCGCCGGGCGGCTGGTCCCGGGGCCGGTCCGGCGCAGCTACGCGCTGAAGTTCGCAGTCGCGATGGCGGTCGTAATCTTGTTGGTCACGGCCGTCGGGGTCGGGAGCTACGTCCAGATCCGGGGGATCATCGACGACGACGCGGAGAACACGCTCCGGTCGACGGCGACGGTGCAGGCCGACTCGGTCGGCGAGTGGCTGGCAGGCATGCGGGCGCAGGTCCGGGGATTCTCGGGGTCGAACGTCTACGCCACCGAGAACCCGGAGCGGATCGGCGAGACGCTCGAGGCCTCGCAGGTACAGGCCAGCGCGGACGTGGCGGGGATCCACTACGTCGGCGCCGACGGGACGATCCTCGCCAGCACGGTCGCCGACCTCGAGGGGAGCGCGGTCGACGCCAGGCGACCGGACTGGGCGGGGCCGATCGCGGTGGCGCGGAACGCGTCGGGCGACGAGTTCCGCGTCGGCGTCTCGAACCGAGCCTACGAGTCCAACGGTCGCCTGCTGATGGCCTTCGCCGGGCGGGTCCGCGTCGGGGAGGGTGTGCTCGTCGTCGTCGGCGACGTGCGCGCCGACTTCGAGCAGCTCCACCGGACCCGCTCGATCGTCCGGACGCAGCTGCTGAACCCCGAGGGGCAGAACGTGTTCGCCTCCCGGCAGACTGCGCCGAGCCCGCTGGCGGAGACGGCGGCGTTCGAGCGGGCGGTCGCGGGGGAGCCGGCGAGCCGCGAGCGGGCCTCGGACGTGCTCGCGTTCGCGCCGGTCCCGGACACTCCGTGGGTCGTCGTGACCGAGGCGCCCAAATCGCAGCTCTACCAGGCCAGCGAGACCGTCGGGCGGAACGTGGTCGTCCTCGTCGCCGCCTCGATCACGACGCTCGCGGTCGTCGGGTTCGTCCTCGGCCGCGGGACCGTCGTCCCGCTGCTCCGGTTGCGTCGACGCGCGGAGGCCATGGCGGACGGCGACCTCGACGTGGACCTCTCGACGACCCGCGAGGACGAGATCGGGCGGCTGTTCGTCGCGTTCGACGACATGCGCGAGGCGCTGCGGAGCCAGATCCGGGAAGCGGAGACAGCGCGCGAGCGCGCAGAGCGCTCGCGCGCGGAACTCGAACGGCAGAACGAGCGCCTCGACCAGTTCGCCAGTACCGTCTCTCACGACCTTCGCAACCCGCTGAACGTCGCCAGCGGACACCTCCAGCTGATCGATCGGAAAGTCGACGACGTGGGCGAGGACGCTGCCGAAGCGCTGGACGCACACGTCGAGAAGATCGACTCCGCTCACCTGCGGATGGAGGAGATAATCAGCGACGTGCTGGCGCTGGCCCGACAGGGCCAGGACATCGAGGAGACCCAGTCGGTCGACCTGGCGACCGTCGCTCGCGACGCCTGGGCGACCGTCGACAGCGGGTCGGCGACGCTGACGGTGCCCGAGTCCCGCACTATCGCGGCGGACCCCGACCGCCTCCGACAGGCCTTCGAGAACCTCTTCCGGAACAGCGTGGAACACGGTTCCACGAGCAGTCGGCCAGGGGCCGACGACGCCGTCGAGCACGGCTCGACGAGCCCTCGGTCGCAAGCTCCCGAGGACACTGTGGAACACGGTTCCACGAGCAGTCGGCCAGGGGCCGACGACGCCGTCGAGCACGGCTCGACGAGCCCTCGGTCGCAAGCTCCCGAGGACACCGTGGAACACGGTTCCTCCGGCGACGACGCGGACGGCGACGCCCTGACGGTCACGGTCGAACTCACCGACACCGGCTTCGCCGTCGCCGACGACGGCACCGGCATCCCACCCGAAACCGTCGACGATGTCTTCGAATACGGGCACACGACCGACGAGGACGGCACCGGCTTCGGCCTCGCCATCGTCGACACCGTCGTCGAAGCGCACGGCTGGACCGTCACCGTCGACCGCGACTACGACGAGGGCGCCCGCTTCGTCGTCTCCGACGCGTTCGACGACGACGTCGACACCGACGACCGCGAACCCTGATCTGTCGCCGACAGCACTGTCCCTGATACTCGAGTCGTGCCCTGGAAAACGCCAACTCCAGCACTGTTATCGGTTCGAGCCGTTAGAATCTTTACTGATAACTACGACACTACCGTTTTAGGCGTCACCCCGAAACTGTCGGATATGCGAAGACGACGATTCCTGTCGGGCGTCGGCGCCGGGTCGCTCGCGGGGGTGGCGGGCTGCGGTGGGATTCTGGGGTCCGGCGAGGAGTCGACTGCGGTGGGGCCGCCGCGGCTGTCGGTCGACGGGCGATGGCTCACCGACCCGGCGGGGAACCGCATCGTCCTGCGGGGCGTGAACGTTCCGGGGCCGGTGTGGGGGAGCGAGCGGGCCGACGCCCGCGGGAAGGGGTACCGGGAGACGCTGGAACTCGCGACCGACGCCGGAGCGGGCTGGCACAGCCGCGTTCTCCGGGTCCCCGCGACGCCCCAGACCCTCGACAGCGTGGGCGTCGAGCGGTTCGCACGCGAGTATCTCGACGAGATCGTCGCGCTGGCGGCCGAGCGGGGCGTCTACCTGTTGATCGACTACCACGCGACCGAGCGCTACGACACGGACGCCATCGACGACCGACTGCGGCGCTTCTGGCGGACGGTCGCGCCGCGCTACGCCGAGGAGAGTCACGTGCTCTACGAACTGTTCAACGAACCGACCGAGCCGGCGACGGGGGGGATCGAGGCCTGGCGGACCTGGAAAGAACACGCCGAACCGTGGGTGGCGTTCGTCCGCGAGCGGGCGCCGGAGACCCCCGTCGTCGTCGGCTCCCCGCGGTGGTCGTCGCTGACGGCGTACGCCGCCGAAGAGCCCTTGGCCGACGACGCCGTCGTCTATTCCGCGCACGTCTACCCTTCCTGGGAACCGGAGACCTGGGAGGCGACGTTCGGCGACCCGGCGCTGTCGGTCCCGGTGTTCGTCACCGAGTGGGGGTACGTCGACGACGCGAACGTCGACTCGCATTTCGCCGCCACGACGTCGTCGTGGGGCCGACCCTTCCGGGCGTGGCTCACGAGTCACGACAACGTCGGCTGGTGCGCCCGCGCGTTCGACTCCCGGTGGGTCCCGCCGATGTTCGACGCCGAGTGGACCCTCCGCGGCGGCGACCGATACATGGGGGAACTCGTCAAGCGGTGGCTGGCGGCCGAGCGCGAGCGCCACTGGCCGCCGGCGGGCGCGGACGCGCCGACCGCGACGGTAGTACCGACCGACCGCCCACCGGGACCGCCCGAGAGCCTGGGGCTCTCGTCGATCGGGGAGACGACGGCGACGCTCGTGTGGGTGGCGCCAGCGAGCCCGAACGGCAGCGACGTGGTGCAGTACCGCATCGCGCTCGACGACGAGCCGCGAATCGTTCGGGGGTCTCGCCAGTCGTACGAGCTGACGGGGCTCAGCCCGGGCGAGCGCTACACAGTGAGCGCCACCGCGGTCGACGGGGCCGGTCGGGAGTCACGCCCTGCGACCGTCCAGTTCACGACGGTCACCCCCGCCGAAGCGACGGCGACGATCCCCGCCGCCGGCGACGCGCCGACCGTCGATCGGTCGGTAGAAGACGCCTGGGCCGACACGCCGCCCCACCCGATCGACGCGCGGGTCTGGGCGGAGACGGCGTCGGACGTGACCGGCGAGTGGCGAGCGCTGTGGAACGGGCGCGCGCTGTACGTCCTCGTCACGGTGACCGACGAGGCGGTGCTGGACCACGACGCGGTCGAACTGTACCTCGACCTGGCACACGACGGCGGCGAGGAGTACGACGGCGCGAACGACCTCCAGCTCGTCGTCGAGGCGGGCTCCGGCCGGGTGACGCCGGGAGCCAACTCGGCCACCGCTGACCCCGTCGACGCGGCGGTGACCGAGACGGGCGACGGCTGGCGGACCGAGATCGCGGTGCCCTGGGAACCCTACGGCGTCGTGCCCTTCGCCGGCGACCGCCTCGGTATGGACGTCCACGTCGTCGACGACGCCGAAGGGGGCGTCAGGCGCGACGCGAAGGTCGCCTGGCACGACGACTCCGACGCCGTCTGGGAGACCCCCTCTGCGATGGCCACCGTCGCGCTCGGCGACTGAGCGCGGCCGGCGCGCCGCCGGTCCGCGACCGCGCCGTCTGGCGACCACTTCCGCTCCGGTCCCGACAGTCTTTAGCCGGCCGTCGGCAATGGTCGGGCAGATGGCGAACTCGAACGCGAAGGGCGACCGCCGCGAGCGCGAACTCGTCAACGAACTCGACGCGGCGGGGTTCGCGGTCATGCGCGCGCCCGCCAGCGGGAGCGCCACCGAGCGCGAGCTCCCCGACGTGCTGGCCGGCGACGGCGAGGACTTCTACGCCGTCGAGGCCAAATCCTCCGCCGGCGACCCCATCTACCTCGACGGCGAGGAGGTCGAGGCGCTGCTCTTTTTCTCGCGGAACTTCGGCGCCAAACCCCGCATCGGCGTCCGCTTCGACCGCGAGGACTGGTACTTCTTCCACCCCGGTGACGAGGCCGTCCACGTCACCGACGGCGGCAACTACCGCGTCAAGAAGGAGACCGCGCTGGCCCACGGCGTCGACTTCGACGAACTCGTCGGCCACTCCGAGAAGGTCACCCTGGAGGAAGTCGCCGACGACGGTCCCGACCAGGGTACCCTCGACGTCCTCTCGGCGTTCGAACGCGGCGACCTCTCGAAAGAAGAGGCCGCGGAGATGCTGTAATTCGGGTTCACCCCTGAACGGTGGCGCGGGCGCGGTCGAGAAGATACACGAGCCCACCGACCCAACCGACGAACTGAAACACGTTGGCCAGTGCGAGGCCAGCGCCGCCGCCGAGCACGAACAGTCCGACGAGGACGACGATCACCACCTCCGGTTCCACGACCGGGGAACTCCGACCAATCCATGACAGACTGTCGGACAGCTGACTCATAGTGGTGGCGATGGTGCTACGGGAGGCGTCGTGGGCGGGTGCGGAGTCGAAGCGGACGCCGGGGCCGTCGGTCGCTGCCCTGCAGCCGGACTCCTGCGGAAATATTCGATTTCAGGCCGTGACGCGCTCGCGCAGCCGCCGGTCGACGACCGCCGCGTCGTCGACCCGCTCCAGCCGCGACAGGGGGAACGAGTACCGGCGCGGCGACTCCCGGCGGGCGAGGTCGCCCAGATACACCGCCTCGACGACGAGGTCGTCGGTGGGGTACCCCTCGTTGGTGGCGTAGTCGGCGACGGTCTCGCCGACGCCCTCGATGACGACCCCGTCGGCGCGGGCGGGCGTGACGCGGGCGACGACGAGGCGGTCGTCGGTCTCGCGGTCGCTGACGACGTCGCCGGGTTCGAGTCGGCAGGCGGGACAGAGGTCGGGCGGCCCCACGCGTTCGGGGACGAACGTTTCGATCCCGCAGGCGTCGCAGACGGCCGCGCGTTTGCCCGGTGCGGGTACGCGTCGGACGGTGATCTCGATGCCGACGCGACGGAGGTGTTTGCAGTGCTCGCCGCGGATCTGGTAGTCGGGGCAGGTACAGGTGCCCGCGGGGAGGTCGACGACGTAGGTCGCGCCGCTCTGGCTGTCGACGGCGTAGCGGCCGCCGCCCAGCGGGCGGACGGCCATGCGCTCGGTCCAGGCGCGGGCGGCCCGCTCGTCGAGCCGCCGAACGTCCGGTGCGAGTGCGGTCTTCCTGACCTGGGGAGGGGTACGTGATTCGGACATAGGCGTTCGGACGCTGGTGTTTCTCGCGACTGCGTCCACTCGAAACGTAGGTTCCGAACGCACCTAAGTCCGTCGCGGGTATGGGCGTGTGAACCCGGCGGGTCGACGACGCCGACGCGTTGGCGGCCGGTCGGGGGTCGGTGAACGCGCGCTTCGAAGCGCTTTTGCCCGGGCCGGGGAAAGCCACGGCCATGGAAATCGACCGGAAGTTCGCCGTCGAACTCGGGATCTCGGCGGCCTCGGTCGTCTTGTTCGTCGGTGCGGCCTACGTCGTCAGCTCCAACTACGCCGACCCCGGCAACGCCACCGGGAACGGCTCGGCCGCGCCCGTGCTCCAGCCCGACGGCGGGCTCGTCATGGTCGGTGTCGTCGGCCTGTTCGTCCTCATCATGGCCGTCGCCGGACTGATCCTGTACCGGGCGAACTTCGACGAGGAGTAGCCGCCACCACCGCTCGGGCACCGGTCAGGCTTCGGCGTCTTCGGCGTCCGCAGCGTCTCCGTCTCCGTCTTCGGCCGCTCCGTGCTCGGCGTCTTCGCTCTCTCCGTCCCCGTCGTCACCGTCCTCGTGCGCTTCCCGCCAGTCGGTCAGGTCGTCCTCCTCGGCCTCGTCGAGCTGATACTCGTAGTAGTTCAGCGGGTGGGACTCGTTGATCTCCTCCGTACAGATCTCGTCCTTGCCGATACAGTCGCCGTAGGACTGCATCGTCGCGCAGGCGGGCGGGGAGTAGTCCGTCGGGCTGGTCGCGCCGCGGATGTGGTCGACCTGGTAGCGAGTGGCCTCCTCGCCGAAGCCCGGGTTGACCTCGAAGATGTCGACGATCTCGTCGGTCGTCATGCCGATGCTGGTCAGGAAGGAAGCGATGGCGAACCGCGAGTGATGTTCGAGGTGCTCGCCCTGCTGAACCTTGTCGAGGAGGTGTTTCATACAAGGTGGGAACAGCTCGGGGACGACGGTGTCGATGTCGCGGGTGAGATCCAGCTCGGAGAGCCGCTGGCGGAGTTCCTCGGCTTGCTCGGTGAGTTCGTCGGCGATGGCGTCGGGCACCGAGAGGGGGAGGCCGTCGTCGACACGGTGGCGGACGGCCTGGCGTAGGAGCGCGACCAGTTCCTCGCCGTCGATCAGGACCTCGCCGTCGGACAGGGGTCGGTTGACCAGCCGCCACTCGTCGCCTCGCTGGTCGGCGGCGAGGTCGAGGTACGTGCCCACCTCGACGCGGAACTCCCGGGAGGCGCCGTCACTGACGACGGCCGAGCCGTCGCCGACGGTCCCGTCGGCCGCCCGGATCGCCCCGGAGAGGTCGAACTCCGCGAGCAACTCGGAGAGCGTGAGCCGGGGCGTGCTGGCGGATTTGAACTCCGTGGTGTCGGCGAAGTCGGCGGTGAAGCGCTCGCGGGCGGCAGTGGCTTCGGCCTGGGCGTACTTGCGCGTCAGCACGTGCTCGTCGACGAGCGAGACGAGCACGCGCGCGACCGGGTAGGAGAGCAGTTCGATCCGGTCGACGTCGTGGCCGTCGCCGACCGTGCCGTCCTCCAACGCCCAGACCACGCGCTCGACCCCCCGTTCGACGACGGCGGCGTCGTCGGCGACGACGGCCGCCAGGTCGACGCCGGCCTCGCCGACGGCCTGTCGCGACTCCCCCCGCCAGGGGTACCGGGCGTGGATGGGCTCGATTCGCATCGACCGCTCGTTGTTCCTACCGTCGAATAAAGCCGACGGTCAGCGGACCGGCGTCGCCACTGGCCGGCGCCAGCACCCGAGGAGACGATCGGTGGCTACCGCTCGCGAACCCGCCCCGCGCGCATCTCGACGTATCGCTTCGGCCAGGTCCGAACGTGACCCTGTACCCGCGCCAGCGCGCGCGCCAGCGTCGTCCTCGCGGTCCGTCCCGTGCGTGACTCTCTCGACGGTCGATCCCTGAGACTCATCACACGATCGTGGTACTGCGTGTCTATCATAAAAGTTGGTGTCTTAGTCCGACGACGGCGCCGCTCGCGTCGCTGTCGGCGGTGTCGACCGTCGAGAAAACGAGCGAGCCGCGCGCTCAGTCCCGGTGGAGCGCGCGCAGTTCCTCGGCGACGGCCTCGCTGTCGTCGGCGTCGCCCTGGACGGCGCGCTTGTAGCGCTGGTACTCGCTGCGGGTGACGTGGATCTCCTCGGTCTCGCCCTGGCGGGTGACTTCCAGGCGGACGGTCCCCTGAGGGTTGTTGCGGAGCTTGAACGAGGCGACGGCCGAGAGGACGAACCACAGCGCGACGCTCCCGCCGACGAAATAGAGCATCGCGGTCGGGAAGGCCATCGAGTCGCTGGCCTCGACCCACCGCTGGGGGTAGACCCGCCAGTACATGACGACGCCCGCCACGGTGACGGCGGCGCCGGCGAGCGCGCCGAATCGCTCGCGGCGGCTGGCCGGCAGGACGGCGACGACGCCGACGAACATCGCCGGGATCCCCAGCCCGGCGAGGACGCCCGCGACGCGACGGGCGTCGGTCGTGCTCGTCGCGTCGAAGACGGCGGCCAGGTCCGTCGTCAACACGAGGATCGCGCTCACGACGGCCAGCGCACCGACGACGAACAGACCGCCGCCCGCCGACACGCGCCGCGGGTCGCGCCCGGTCCACTCCCCGCGGTCGTACGCCTCCGAGAGACTGGGCATGACCGACCGTTGTCGCCCGTCCTACAAAACTACCCGTCAGACGCACGCACGACGCCGCCCGCGGTGGAGCGCGACACCGACCCGCGGCTCTCGCTTCCCGGACGGTCGGCGAGGCCGCTTGCGCTCGACCCGGCCGGGTCCGAACGTGGAGTGGGAGGGGCCACCACGCGGTAGAAAACGGTTTAGGGCGCTGGCGACGATGCGGAGGTATGAGCCAGCAGGAACCGGGATCACCCGAGGGCGCGAGCGGAGTGGCCGACGACAAGCCCGACGACCTCCCGAGTAGCGAGGTCACGAAGGGTGCCGAGCACGCGCCCCACCGCGCGATGTTCCGCGCGATGGGCTATGACGACGAGGATCTGTCTTCACCGATGGTCGGCGTCGCCAACCCGGCCGCCGACATCACACCGTGTAACGTCCACCTCGACGACCTCGCCGACGAGGCCTACGAGGGCGTCGACGACAGCGGCGGCATGCCGATCGAGTTCGGCACGATCACCATCTCCGACGCCATCTCCATGGGCACGGAGGGGATGAAGGCCTCGCTCATCTCCCGAGAGGTCATCGCCGACTCCGTGGAACTGGTGAGCTTCGGCGAGCGCATGGACGGGCTCGTCGTCATCGGCGGCTGCGACAAGAACATGCCCGGGATGATGATGGCCGCTATCCGCACGGACCTGCCGAGCGTCTTCCTCTACGGCGGGTCGATCATGCCCGGCGAGCACGACGGCCGCGAGATCACCATCCAGAACGTCTTCGAGGGCGTCGGCGCCGTCGCCGACGGCGACATGACCGAGGACGAACTCTACGAGATGGAACGGCAAGCTTGCCCCGGCGCCGGGTCCTGCGGCGGGATGTTCACCGCCAACACCATGGCGTCGATCTCCGAGGCGATCGGCTTCGCCCCCCTGGGCAGCGCGAGCCCGCCGGCGGAGGACGAGAGCCGCTACGAGGAAGCCCGCCGAGCCGGCGAACTCGCGACCGAGGTCGTCGAGGCCCGGCGCACCCCGTCCGACTTCCTCACGCGCGAATCGTTCGAGAACGCGATCGCTCTGCAGGTCGCGGTGGGCGGTTCCACGAACGCCGTCCTGCATCTGCTCGCGATGGCCGCCGAGGCCGGCGTCGACCTCGACATCGAGGACTTCAACGAGATCAGCAAGCGAACGCCGAAGATCGCCGACCTGCAGCCCGGCGGCGAGAAAGTGATGAACGACCTCCACGAGGTCGGCGGCGTCCCGGTCGTCCTGAACGCGCTGTACGAGGCGGATCTCCTGCACGGCGACGCGCTGACCGTGACCGGCGAGACGATGGGCGAGGCGCTGGAAGCCTACGACCCGCCCGCCATCGAGGACGTCGAGGCCGACTACCTCTACACGGTCGACGAGCCCAAAAACGAGCAGGGCGCCATCCGCATCCTGACGGGCAACCTCGCGCCCGAGGGCGCGGTCATCAAGATCTCCGGCGAGGAGTACCGCCGCCACGAGGGGCCGGTCCGGATCTTCGACGAGGAGAGCGAGGCGATGAAGTACGTTCAGGAAGGGGAGGTCGACTCGGGCGACGTGATCGGCATCCGCAACGAGGGGCCGCGCGGCGGTCCGGGCATGCGCGAGATGCTCGGCGTCACGAGCGCCGTGGCCGGCCAGGGTCACGCCGACGACGTGGCGCTCTTTACCGACGGGCGCTTCTCCGGGGCGACCCGCGGGTTCTCCATCGGTCACGTCGCTCCGGAAGCGTTCGTCGGCGGTCCGATCGCCGCGCTGGAGGACGGCGACACCATCACCATCGACGTCGACGAGCTCGAACTCTCCGTCGACCTCGGCGACGAGGAGATCGAGGCGCGCCTCGAAGACTACGAGCCCGAACCGAACTACGAGTCGGGCGTGCTCGCCAAGTACCACCGCGACTTCGGCTCGGCCGCCAACGGTGCGGTCACCAACCCCGGCGCCAAGTGGGACTAGTCGCCGCCGAGCGAAGCGGTTCCTCGGCCGCGAGCGGAGTGAGCGGGCGCTTTTTCCCCACGTTTCTGTCGACGGATACCACGTGGGAATCTTTCACCGCGACTTCGGCTCGGCCGCCAACGGCGTCTCCGTGAGCGAAGCGAACGGAGGCTCGGAAGGCGAGCCACGCGAGCCTTCCGGCGCGGTCACCAACCCCGGCGCCAAGTGGGAGTAGGACGACTGTCCGGGGGCCCGCGGCCACCGGCTCTCCGGGCCGAGCTGAGCGAGCCCCGTTTTTTGCCCCGTCTTTTTGCGTCGAGGGTATCCGCAGCGAGTGGGAACGACCGGCGGGAGTGGCCAGTCTTCGCCCCATCTCTTTCGACCAGTGGGACCAGCCGAGATCGCCCGACGCTTCGATCCCCCACCGCCGTGTCGACCCCAGATGTACCCGACCGGTTTCACCCGTCCGAGATATCAAGCCGAAACTATATTTATCAGTGATAGTACGGACATCATTGTACGGCCATCTGATGGGTCGTGCGAGCCGACGATTAATTTCACCGATGATAGCTGGCGACACAAGGCATATGCGACAGGGGGCCCTAGCAAGGGTATTGGCGGTCACGTATCGGGTCGACCGGCGTCGTCAATCAAGTACGACACATGAGAGACGAAAAGCGGGGGGACGGAAATGATAGTGACGACACAGATAGCAACGAGTCCGAGGCCGTCGCGTTCGACCACTACGACTGGGACGGAGAGGATTCGCCCAGCATCGCGGTCGCGGAGGCCGTCGCAGCAGTCACGAACCGGAGCGTGACGGCACTTCCGCCGGTACAGGAGGTGGTCGACGCGGACGCGCTGGACATGCTCGTCCGCTCGGGCGACCCGCTGGCGGTCAGGGTCACCATCGACTACGCGGGGACCGACGTGACGATCACGGGCGACGGTCGGATACGGGTCAGACCCGACTCGGAGTGAGTTACTCCCGACAGGCTTCGAGCAACTGCCTGGCGTGGCGTACGTGGAAGTTCTTCTCCTCGGTGTCGTCGGTGTCGAGCGCGCGCTTGAGGTGGACGTCTATCCGTTCGACCGAGTCCGGGTCGAGCGTCCCCAGTGGTGGCCCCTCCGTCGCCCCCGAGGTGCCGTGCGTGTCTCCCGTCATTGGTCCGTGCTATCCGGTAGCTCACGGAGCCTCGGCTTATAGGTTCCGGTATTGACACGTGTGGCGGGACCAGTTCGGCGACGACGAGTGCTCGAAGGTGACCGGCCCTCAGAGGCGGTCGGCGACGGCAGGGGCGGCGCTGACGGCGCTGACCGGCCGTTCGATGGTGTCGGTACCGAAGATTGCGGTCGTTCCGGCGCGTTCGAGTTTCGTCCGGGCGTCGGCGGCGAGCATCGGGTGGACGCAGGTGACGAACACGCGGGCGGCGCCGCGGTCGGTGAGGACGGCGATGGATTCGCTCATGGTCGACCCCGTGGCGACGATGTCGTCGACCAGCACCACGTCGCGGTCGGCGACCGCTGCGTCGCTCGGTTCGATCGCGACCTCGCCGGTGTCGTAGTCCCGTTCCTTCTCGAAGTAGTCGGTCGCGCCGCGGCCGTAGGCGTCGCGAGTCGTCGCCGCCAGGTCGATGGCCCCCTCGTCGGGCGAGAGAAAGAGCGGGTCGGCCAGCCCGTCGGGCAGCGGGTCGGCCAGGCGGCCGGCGGCGTCGACGGGCTCGGTGGGGACGGTGAAGAAGTCACAGACCGCGGTCTCGTGGGGGTTGACCGTGAGGACGCGGTCGGTCCCCGTCGAGATAGCGCGGGCGACGGCGCGGGCAGAGACGGGTTCGCCCTCGGAGAACGCCCGGTCCTGACGGGCGTAGCCCATGTAGGGGACGACGGTGGTCACCTCGCTCGCGCCGGCCTCGCGGACGGCGTCCTGGAGCTGGAGCAGTTCGACGTGGGCGTCGCCCGAGACGGTCGACCCGACGACGACGGCCTCCTCGGCCGCGAACTCGGCGAGCGTGGCCTGGAGTTCACCGTCGGGGAAGCGGTCGTACTCGACGGCGGCCAGGTCCCGACCCGTCGCGTCGGCCAGTGCAGCCGCAAACCCCTGTGACGTGGACCCGCTGACGATCATGTGCGGGCCCGACGCGTTCACCGGTAAACACCGTT
This DNA window, taken from Halosimplex litoreum, encodes the following:
- a CDS encoding sensor histidine kinase, with protein sequence MDGSNAAGSDANGAETGDRAGSVRGVAGRLVPGPVRRSYALKFAVAMAVVILLVTAVGVGSYVQIRGIIDDDAENTLRSTATVQADSVGEWLAGMRAQVRGFSGSNVYATENPERIGETLEASQVQASADVAGIHYVGADGTILASTVADLEGSAVDARRPDWAGPIAVARNASGDEFRVGVSNRAYESNGRLLMAFAGRVRVGEGVLVVVGDVRADFEQLHRTRSIVRTQLLNPEGQNVFASRQTAPSPLAETAAFERAVAGEPASRERASDVLAFAPVPDTPWVVVTEAPKSQLYQASETVGRNVVVLVAASITTLAVVGFVLGRGTVVPLLRLRRRAEAMADGDLDVDLSTTREDEIGRLFVAFDDMREALRSQIREAETARERAERSRAELERQNERLDQFASTVSHDLRNPLNVASGHLQLIDRKVDDVGEDAAEALDAHVEKIDSAHLRMEEIISDVLALARQGQDIEETQSVDLATVARDAWATVDSGSATLTVPESRTIAADPDRLRQAFENLFRNSVEHGSTSSRPGADDAVEHGSTSPRSQAPEDTVEHGSTSSRPGADDAVEHGSTSPRSQAPEDTVEHGSSGDDADGDALTVTVELTDTGFAVADDGTGIPPETVDDVFEYGHTTDEDGTGFGLAIVDTVVEAHGWTVTVDRDYDEGARFVVSDAFDDDVDTDDREP
- a CDS encoding cellulase family glycosylhydrolase, whose product is MRRRRFLSGVGAGSLAGVAGCGGILGSGEESTAVGPPRLSVDGRWLTDPAGNRIVLRGVNVPGPVWGSERADARGKGYRETLELATDAGAGWHSRVLRVPATPQTLDSVGVERFAREYLDEIVALAAERGVYLLIDYHATERYDTDAIDDRLRRFWRTVAPRYAEESHVLYELFNEPTEPATGGIEAWRTWKEHAEPWVAFVRERAPETPVVVGSPRWSSLTAYAAEEPLADDAVVYSAHVYPSWEPETWEATFGDPALSVPVFVTEWGYVDDANVDSHFAATTSSWGRPFRAWLTSHDNVGWCARAFDSRWVPPMFDAEWTLRGGDRYMGELVKRWLAAERERHWPPAGADAPTATVVPTDRPPGPPESLGLSSIGETTATLVWVAPASPNGSDVVQYRIALDDEPRIVRGSRQSYELTGLSPGERYTVSATAVDGAGRESRPATVQFTTVTPAEATATIPAAGDAPTVDRSVEDAWADTPPHPIDARVWAETASDVTGEWRALWNGRALYVLVTVTDEAVLDHDAVELYLDLAHDGGEEYDGANDLQLVVEAGSGRVTPGANSATADPVDAAVTETGDGWRTEIAVPWEPYGVVPFAGDRLGMDVHVVDDAEGGVRRDAKVAWHDDSDAVWETPSAMATVALGD
- the hjc gene encoding Holliday junction resolvase Hjc; its protein translation is MANSNAKGDRRERELVNELDAAGFAVMRAPASGSATERELPDVLAGDGEDFYAVEAKSSAGDPIYLDGEEVEALLFFSRNFGAKPRIGVRFDREDWYFFHPGDEAVHVTDGGNYRVKKETALAHGVDFDELVGHSEKVTLEEVADDGPDQGTLDVLSAFERGDLSKEEAAEML
- a CDS encoding SWIM zinc finger family protein, with amino-acid sequence MSESRTPPQVRKTALAPDVRRLDERAARAWTERMAVRPLGGGRYAVDSQSGATYVVDLPAGTCTCPDYQIRGEHCKHLRRVGIEITVRRVPAPGKRAAVCDACGIETFVPERVGPPDLCPACRLEPGDVVSDRETDDRLVVARVTPARADGVVIEGVGETVADYATNEGYPTDDLVVEAVYLGDLARRESPRRYSFPLSRLERVDDAAVVDRRLRERVTA
- a CDS encoding DUF7472 family protein, with translation MEIDRKFAVELGISAASVVLFVGAAYVVSSNYADPGNATGNGSAAPVLQPDGGLVMVGVVGLFVLIMAVAGLILYRANFDEE
- the priL gene encoding DNA primase regulatory subunit PriL, with amino-acid sequence MEPIHARYPWRGESRQAVGEAGVDLAAVVADDAAVVERGVERVVWALEDGTVGDGHDVDRIELLSYPVARVLVSLVDEHVLTRKYAQAEATAARERFTADFADTTEFKSASTPRLTLSELLAEFDLSGAIRAADGTVGDGSAVVSDGASREFRVEVGTYLDLAADQRGDEWRLVNRPLSDGEVLIDGEELVALLRQAVRHRVDDGLPLSVPDAIADELTEQAEELRQRLSELDLTRDIDTVVPELFPPCMKHLLDKVQQGEHLEHHSRFAIASFLTSIGMTTDEIVDIFEVNPGFGEEATRYQVDHIRGATSPTDYSPPACATMQSYGDCIGKDEICTEEINESHPLNYYEYQLDEAEEDDLTDWREAHEDGDDGDGESEDAEHGAAEDGDGDAADAEDAEA
- a CDS encoding DUF7139 domain-containing protein, which encodes MPSLSEAYDRGEWTGRDPRRVSAGGGLFVVGALAVVSAILVLTTDLAAVFDATSTTDARRVAGVLAGLGIPAMFVGVVAVLPASRRERFGALAGAAVTVAGVVMYWRVYPQRWVEASDSMAFPTAMLYFVGGSVALWFVLSAVASFKLRNNPQGTVRLEVTRQGETEEIHVTRSEYQRYKRAVQGDADDSEAVAEELRALHRD
- the ilvD gene encoding dihydroxy-acid dehydratase yields the protein MSQQEPGSPEGASGVADDKPDDLPSSEVTKGAEHAPHRAMFRAMGYDDEDLSSPMVGVANPAADITPCNVHLDDLADEAYEGVDDSGGMPIEFGTITISDAISMGTEGMKASLISREVIADSVELVSFGERMDGLVVIGGCDKNMPGMMMAAIRTDLPSVFLYGGSIMPGEHDGREITIQNVFEGVGAVADGDMTEDELYEMERQACPGAGSCGGMFTANTMASISEAIGFAPLGSASPPAEDESRYEEARRAGELATEVVEARRTPSDFLTRESFENAIALQVAVGGSTNAVLHLLAMAAEAGVDLDIEDFNEISKRTPKIADLQPGGEKVMNDLHEVGGVPVVLNALYEADLLHGDALTVTGETMGEALEAYDPPAIEDVEADYLYTVDEPKNEQGAIRILTGNLAPEGAVIKISGEEYRRHEGPVRIFDEESEAMKYVQEGEVDSGDVIGIRNEGPRGGPGMREMLGVTSAVAGQGHADDVALFTDGRFSGATRGFSIGHVAPEAFVGGPIAALEDGDTITIDVDELELSVDLGDEEIEARLEDYEPEPNYESGVLAKYHRDFGSAANGAVTNPGAKWD